The following coding sequences are from one Salvia hispanica cultivar TCC Black 2014 chromosome 3, UniMelb_Shisp_WGS_1.0, whole genome shotgun sequence window:
- the LOC125210298 gene encoding conserved oligomeric Golgi complex subunit 3 → MAAASPVGPGMAGLAKSGAISKGYNFASTWEQVAALSLSSTRFLISYACLVQFSFLQFYKWFADLEAAMKSETEEKYQHYVRTLTERIQTCDTILNQVDETLELFNELQLQHQAVATKTKTLHDACDRLVVEKQRLIEFAESLRAKLNYFDELENVATSFYAPSMNVAHENFLPLLKRLDDCISYVENNPQYAECNVYLVKFRQLQSRALGMIRSHVLSVLKNTSAQVQAAIKSSSGDKASVSEGVEASIIYVRFKAAANELKPVLEEIESRKPRKEYVQMLMECHKIYCEQRLLLVRGIVQQRISEFAKKEALPSLTRSGCAYLMQVCQLEHQLFDHFFPSSSEDVSSLAPLIDPLCTYLYDTLRPKLIHEANLDILCELVDILKVEVLAEQVSRRGESLAGLRPTLERILADVHERLTFRARTHIHDEIANYLPTDEDLDYPSKLGQSAETKSETSSSAQSSDVSRTWYPPLEKTISCLSKLYRCLEPAVFTGLAQEAVEVCASSIQKASKQIAKRSSAMDGQLFLIKYLLILREQIAPFDIEFSVTHKELDFSHLLEHLRRILRGQASLFDWSRSTSLARTLSPRVLESQIDAKKELEKNLKATCEEFIMLVTKLVVDPMLSFVTKVTAVKVALSSGSHNPESAISKPLKDQAFATPEKIVELVQKVGSAIQQELPGVTGKMKLYLQNPTTRSILFKPIRTNIVEAHTQVLNLLKAEYSAEDMQNVNMVSIHDLQAQLDDLM, encoded by the exons ATGGCTGCAGCCTCGCCGGTGGGTCCGGGGATGGCTGGTCTTGCTAAATCCGGTGCAATCTCCAAAGGCTACAACTTCGCCTCCACCTGGGAACAGGTTGCtgccctctccctctcttcaACTCGATTTCTGATCTCTTATGCTTG tttggttcaattttctttcttgcAGTTCTACAAATGGTTTGCTGATCTGGAAGCAGCTATGAAATCAGAG ACGGAAGAGAAATATCAGCATTATGTGAGGACTCTAACAGAGAGAATACAGACATGTGACACCATACTCAATCAG GTGGATGAAAcacttgaattatttaatgaacTACAACTGCAGCATCAAGCTGTTGCAACCAAGACAAAAACTCTACATGATGCATGTGACCGGCTG GTAGTAGAGAAGCAAAGGCTAATCGAGTTTGCTGAATCACTTCGTGCTAAACTCAACTACTTCGATGAGCTGGAAAAT GTTGCAACCAGTTTCTATGCACCAAGCATGAATGTAGCACATGAGAATTTCCTCCCTTTGCTCAAAAGACTTGACGACTGCATATC GTATGTTGAAAACAACCCACAGTATGCTGAGTGCAATGTTTACTTAGTCAAGTTTCGACAACTTCAG TCTCGTGCTCTAGGGATGATTCGTTCTCATGTACTCTCTGTTCTAAAAAACACTTCTGCTCAG GTCCAGGCTGCAATCAAAAGCAGCTCTGGTGACAAAGCATCTGTCTCTGAGGGTGTGGAGGCATCTATAATATATGTTCGGTTCAAAGCGGCAGCAAATGAG CTTAAGCCAGTATTGGAGGAAATTGAAAGTAGAAAACCAAGAAAGGAATATGTTCAGATGCTCATGGAATGCCACAAGATTTACTGTGAACAAAGGCTCTTACTG GTTCGGGGCATTGTTCAGCAACGAATCTCTGAATTTGCAAAAAAAGAAGCTTTGCCATCATTGACTAGATCTGGTTGTGCATACCTCATGCAG GTATGTCAACTTGAGCATCAGCTTTTTGATCATTTCTTCCCTTCATCATCGGAGGATGTTTCAAGTTTGGCTCCTCTAATAGATCCACT GTGTACCTACTTATATGATACTTTACGTCCAAAACTCATTCACGAAGCAAACCTTGATATTCTTTGCGAACTTGTTGATATTCTCAAAGTTGAAGTCCTAGCAGAACAAGTAAGTAGACGAGGTGAATCACTAGCAGGATTGCGACCAACACTGGAGAGGATTTTGGCAGATGTTCATGAGCGTTTGACTTTTCGTGCTAGAACCCACATCCATGATGAG ATCGCAAACTACCTTCCTACGGATGAAGACCTAGATTATCCCTCTAAGTTGGGGCAATCAGCCGAGACAAAGTCAGAAACATCATCT AGTGCTCAAAGCTCAGATGTTTCAAGAACTTGGTACCCTCCGCTTGAGAAAACTATATCTTGTCTGTCCAAACTATACAGATGCCTAGAACCAGCAGTTTTTACTGGTTTGGCACAG GAAGCTGTAGAAGTTTGTGCATCATCCATTCAG AAAGCTAGCAAACAAATTGCGAAAAGGTCATCTGCAATGGATGGACAATTATTCCTCATAAAGTATCTTCTTATACTTAGAGAGCAG ATTGCCCCATTTGATATTGAATTCTCAGTCACACACAAGGAGCTTGACTTCTCTCATTTGCTG GAGCATTTGAGACGGATTCTTAGGGGTCAGGCCTCGCTATTTGACTGGTCAAGGTCGACGTCCCTGGCCAGAACTCTCTCTCCCCGAGTTTTGGAAAGTCAAATAGATGCCAAGAAG GAATTGGAGAAAAACCTCAAAGCTACTTGTGAGGAGTTTATTATGTTGGTGACCAAGCTGGTTGTGGACCCTATGTTGTCTTTTGTCACCAAG GTCACTGCAGTCAAAGTAGCATTATCTTCGGGCAGTCACAACCCAGAGTCTGCCATTAGTAAGCCACTCAAAGATCAGGCTTTTGCAACTCCAGAGAAAATAGTCGAACTAGTTCAGAAG GTTGGATCTGCTATTCAACAAGAGCTGCCAGGAGTTACAGGTAAAATGAAGCTTTATCTCCAGAACCCCACCACACGCTCTATACTTTTCAAACCAATCAG GACCAATATTGTCGAAGCGCATACTCAAGTGCTAAATTTGCTCAAGGCCGAGTATTCTGCCGAAGACATGCAAAATGTTAATATGGTTTCAATACATGACTTGCAGGCTCAACTTGATGATCTTATGTAA
- the LOC125212178 gene encoding pectinesterase-like, whose amino-acid sequence MDSSKYTVLLVLFLAITCLCQVSWAGNEAYAEVVRGQCGYTRYPTLCGQTLTRLGSKDPNVDFLSLLVNETISQTKMPRIQSFASNSISPNYQLIQTSMDYCHELMEMSLNRLNQAMELIKKSPKTHKSDIQTWLSAALTFQETCRDAIQDGHSQAQAAEMYNKIDHLSKLTSNSLALANRITRKGRRLLQGGDFPAWVSAADRKLLQSNAVKANAVVAKDGSGDFKSVGEAINAAGGGRYVIYVKAGTYNEKISTNKDGITLIGDGKYATIITAGTSVGKGASLKGSATFTVHGDGFIARDIGFENTAGPEGHQAIALAVASDRSVLYRCSISSYQDTLYALSLRQFYRECDIRGTIDYIFGNAAAVFQSCSLIFRRPRSGASFNAILANGRTDPGQNTGFSVHNCRITVGSDFSTSKSSFGLYLGRPWKAYSRAVVMQSNIAGEVSRRGWIEWEGSSGSTYKTLYFAEYGNMGPGAATAGRVSWPGFHVITTPDATKFTVANFIGGTSWLPSAGVPFDAGL is encoded by the exons ATGGATTCATCAAAATATACCGTACTACTTGTATTATTTTTAGCAATAACATGTTTGTGTCAAGTGTCATGGGCAGGGAATGAAGCATATGCAGAGGTTGTGAGGGGTCAATGTGGTTACACAAGATATCCAACATTGTGTGGCCAAACTTTGACAAGATTAGGATCAAAGGATCcaaatgttgattttttgtCACTTCTTGTTAATGAGACCATCTCACAGACCAAGATGCCTCGAATTCAATCATTTGCCTCTAACTCCATCTCCCCCAACTACCAACTCATCCAAACTTCCATGG ACTACTGCCACGAGCTCATGGAGATGTCTCTGAATCGGCTGAACCAAGCAATggaactaataaaaaaatctcccAAAACCCACAAATCCGACATCCAAACATGGCTGAGCGCAGCCCTCACCTTCCAAGAAACCTGCCGAGACGCCATCCAAGACGGTCACTCGCAGGCTCAGGCGGCCGAGATGTACAACAAAATCGACCATCTCTCCAAACTCACCAGCAACTCCCTGGCCCTAGCCAACCGCATCACGCGGAAGGGGCGGAGGCTTCTCCAAGGGGGAGATTTCCCGGCGTGGGTGTCGGCCGCGGACAGGAAGCTGCTGCAGAGCAATGCGGTGAAGGCGAACGCGGTGGTGGCAAAGGACGGGAGTGGGGATTTCAAGAGTGTTGGAGAGGCGATCAACGCTGCCGGAGGAGGGCGGTATGTGATATATGTGAAGGCCGGGACTTATAATGAGAAAATCAGTACGAATAAAGATGGGATCACCTTGATTGGCGATGGCAAATATGCTACCATCATCACTGCTGGGACAAGTGTGGGGAAGGGGGCTTCACTCAAGGGCTCCGCCACTTTTA CCGTGCACGGCGACGGATTCATAGCTCGGGACATCGGGTTCGAGAACACGGCAGGGCCGGAGGGGCACCAGGCCATCGCCCTGGCAGTGGCCTCGGACCGGTCCGTCCTGTACCGGTGCAGTATCTCGAGCTACCAAGACACCCTCTACGCCCTCTCCCTCCGCCAGTTCTACCGCGAGTGCGACATCCGCGGCACCATCGATTACATCTTCGGCAACGCTGCAGCCGTCTTCCAGAGCTGCAGCCTCATCTTCCGCCGCCCCCGCTCCGGCGCCTCCTTCAACGCCATCCTCGCCAACGGCCGCACCGACCCGGGCCAGAACACGGGCTTCTCCGTCCATAACTGCAGGATCACCGTCGGCTCCGACTTCTCCACTTCCAAGAGCTCCTTCGGCCTTTATTTGGGGCGGCCGTGGAAGGCGTATTCCAGGGCCGTCGTGATGCAGAGCAACATCGCCGGCGAGGTCTCCCGCCGGGGATGGATCGAGTGGGAGGGCTCCAGTGGCTCCACCTACAAGACGTTGTATTTTGCTGAGTATGGGAACATGGGGCCCGGGGCGGCCACAGCCGGAAGGGTCAGCTGGCCCGGGTTTCATGTTATTACGACGCCGGATGCTACCAAATTTACGGTGGCTAACTTCATCGGCGGCACTTCTTGGCTGCCTTCAGCCGGCGTCCCGTTTGACGCCGgcctataa